One window of the Lytechinus variegatus isolate NC3 chromosome 3, Lvar_3.0, whole genome shotgun sequence genome contains the following:
- the LOC121411602 gene encoding uncharacterized protein LOC121411602, translated as MKVTENEDGLIITSEGFSYGDFNKAHKVDLWKLSKHFESSRAATMSLTLRKDFQLDSSSTFFLVYQTSEFSQEFHDIADMFFPWYMKTKICYVGKTSFWYDSATYCQKTGKLLSQNFSQGVKVCVDSRRSVELPVGSADKYRATALTKPPQRCTFPSIPPVKERSFTCTTRALPSDTDSNGHVNQSACYKYCYDAASLAALQGNVFTKFSKDFAYYDVKKISVEYVGEINAGDDVEVLCWEDVNNQCTLCFILSVRNKVVCRCVGEWFAGPDGMPISRKGRLNIHLSANM; from the exons ATGAAGGTCACTGAGAATGAAGATGGTTTAATTATCACGTCTGAAGGATTCTCTTATGGTGACTTCAATAAAGCCC ATAAAGTGGATCTTTGGAAATTATCAAAGCACTTTGAGTCAAGTCGAGCTGCGACAATGAGTCTTACACTGAGGAAAGATTTTCAACTAGATTCGAGCTCCACCTTCTTCCTGGTTTATCAAACATCAGAGTTCTCACAAGAATTTCATGACATAGCGGATATGTTTTTTCCTTGGTACATGAAAACTAAAATTTGTTATGTGGGAAAGACATCATTCTGGTATGATTCAGCAACATACTGCCAGAAGACGGGCAAGTTGCTCTCTCAAAATTTCAGCCAAGGAGTGAAAGTCTGTGTGGATTCACGAAGATCAGTCGAGCTTCCTGTTGGGAGTGCTGACAAATACCGAGCAACAGCACTCACCAAGCCACCACAAAGATGTACCTTTCCATCGATCCCTCCGGTCAAGGAACGATCATTTACCTGCACCACCAGAGCGTTGCCAAGTGACACAGATAGCAATGGCCATGTTAATCAGTCAGCATGCTATAAGTATTGCTATGATGCTGCAAGCCTTGCTGCATTACAAGGTAATGTCTTCACTAAATTCAGCAAAGATTTTGCTTACTACGATGTGAAGAAAATCTCTGTGGAATATGTTGGAGAAATCAACGCAGGTGACGATGTCGAGGTCCTATGTTGGGAAGATGTCAATAACCAGTGCACTTTGTGTTTTATTCTTAGTGTAAGAAATAAAGTTGTCTGTAGATGTGTAGGTGAGTGGTTTGCTGGTCCAGACGGGATGCCTATCTCAAGGAAAGGAAGGTTGAATATACATTTGAGTGCAAATATGTAA